In the Mytilus galloprovincialis chromosome 10, xbMytGall1.hap1.1, whole genome shotgun sequence genome, one interval contains:
- the LOC143048020 gene encoding protein toll-like has product MKYTLLTVLVLAGISSVLTYPYMYWNDEFVPWIPKYSNLTNMKCPNKTCTPDPLKHQWTREDCCVCRAKPLWEVPVDSTVRLQLEYVRRNGIAEVFSEEQNKSQYYSLYHSQGYLSKLPINICDFPNIVRIDLQSNELTEVGNLSCLSMLDILDLSYNKIHFIGNDSFLSLTNLRELRVTHNGLQTLAPSTLTSLSLFRADFSHNNMCSIEFSNMISESDFCEITFASNNISNIVNTNNFEIDPDKNYRGGIVDLVGNSFTTFIDFETLGITDIAILGKVLSYGFVMPDVKWTCDCHMEPYLELAEDVIKRIWRDYFNISCWLPLEHRGKTIPDIVKEGRLDIFICNLTVEQKCPPKCKCFFQPKERRTVVDCSGVGLIELPPYVPSGNRFSNNLTLIFKDNNITHFGNRSYLTDATVLDMSGNKVSTFSHEAIEMLPDDIELNFAGNDFKKVPRAFQTLNPCKSKFGDVTIDCGCDTEWMKTWANNRGLKQCSNMSSLVCETDSGLIPVDEISVDDICKQENIMITISIILSILSTLIMIIFGIAYLFRYEIYLLQRKYFLRNSNSKVGFLLKYDAFVSFNDENDELRIWVLNVLVRHLEASGYRLFVPCRDLPPGSIKEEEILEQIINSRKYLIILCDYYQQNDITWTQIEWKYIWCHFRQYMERNIIVINFDQLETSEQTDPKLRAFVRLGYDIDFSNRKHDLFVTVKSRLGAPLKSLFFHGNKKTKFMAHNLITNKGLFDPFTLVDSTKIKLEL; this is encoded by the coding sequence ATGAAATACACTTTATTAACTGTTTTGGTTCTTGCTGGAATTTCCTCCGTTCTTACATACCCCTATATGTATTGGAATGATGAGTTCGTACCATGGATTCCTAAGTATTCTAATCTGACAAATATGAAATGTCCAAACAAAACATGCACACCAGATCCACTAAAACACCAATGGACCAGGGAAGACTGTTGCGTGTGTAGAGCTAAACCATTATGGGAGGTACCAGTCGATTCAACAGTACGCCTTCAGCTCGAGTACGTACGCAGAAATGGAATTGCGGAGGTATTTTCTGAAGAACAAAATAAAAGCCAATACTACAGTTTATACCACTCACAAGGATACCTTTCGAAACTACCTATCAACATTTGTGATTTTCCGAATATAGTTCGCATTGATTTGCAGTCGAATGAACTGACTGAAGTTGGAAATTTATCATGTTTGTCCATGTTAGATATTTTGGACCTCAGTTATAACAAAATTCACTTTATAGGAAATGATTCCTTCCTAAGTCTTACAAACTTACGGGAGCTACGGGTAACTCATAATGGGTTACAGACATTAGCGCCTTCAACTCTTACTTCACTTTCATTATTTAGGGCGGATTTTTCTCATAATAATATGTGTTCAATCGAATTTAGCAACATGATTTCGGAATCAGATTTCTGTGAAATAACATTTGCATCTAACAATATTTCAAACATCGTTAatacaaataattttgaaatagatCCTGATAAGAATTACCGAGGTGGAATAGTTGACCTAGTTGGTAACAGTTTTACAACgtttattgattttgaaacaCTTGGTATAACCGACATTGCTATTCTTGGTAAGGTATTATCTTACGGTTTTGTTATGCCTGATGTGAAATGGACCTGTGATTGTCATATGGAACCATACCTTGAACTAGCGGAAGACGTCATAAAAAGGATTTGGAGAGATTATTTTAACATATCCTGCTGGCTTCCTCTAGAACATAGAGGAAAAACTATTCCAGATATAGTGAAGGAAGGTCGTCTTGATATCTTTATATGTAATTTAACCGTTGAACAAAAATGTCCACCAAAGTGTAAGTGTTTTTTCCAACCCAAAGAAAGACGAACTGTTGTTGACTGTAGCGGTGTAGGTCTTATAGAATTGCCTCCCTATGTACCGTCGGGAAACCGATTCAGCAATAATCTTACATTGATTTTTAAAGATAATAACATCACTCATTTTGGTAATAGGAGTTATCTAACGGATGCAACCGTGCTTGATATGTCAGGGAATAAGGTTTCGACTTTTTCTCATGAAGCGATTGAGATGTTACCAGACGACATAGAACTTAATTTTGCTGGTAATGATTTTAAGAAAGTTCCACGCGCCTTTCAGACACTTAATCCGTGCAAATCAAAGTTTGGAGATGTAACAATAGATTGTGGTTGTGATACGGAGTGGATGAAAACCTGGGCTAACAACAGAGGGTTAAAGCAGTGCAGTAATATGAGTTCCTTAGTTTGTGAGACAGATAGTGGTCTTATTCCAGTTGATGAAATCTCAGTCGATGATATTTGtaaacaagaaaacataatgatTACCATATCTATTATTTTGAGTATTCTATCTACACTCATTATGATTATTTTTGGTATAGCCTACCTTTTTAggtatgaaatatatttgttgCAAAGGAAATATTTTCTCCGAAACTCAAATTCCAAAGTAGGATTTCTTCTAAAATACGATGCTTTCGTTTCTTTCAACGATGAAAATGATGAGTTGCGTATCTGGGTTTTGAATGTATTAGTAAGACATCTTGAGGCATCTGGATATCGACTGTTCGTACCGTGTCGTGATTTACCGCCAGGTTCTATCAAAGAAGAAGAAATTTTAGAACAGATTATCAACAGCAGAAAATACTTGATAATATTATGTGATTATTACCAACAAAACGATATAACCTGGACACAAATTGAATGGAAGTATATCTGGTGTCACTTTAGACAATACATGGAAAGAAATATAATAGTCATAAACTTTGACCAGCTTGAAACATCTGAGCAAACGGATCCAAAACTACGAGCATTTGTACGTCTTGGGTATGACATTGACTTTTCTAACCgaaaacatgatttatttgtCACAGTGAAAAGTCGACTAGGGGCTCCacttaaaagtttattttttcatGGAAATAAAAAGACCAAATTCATGGCCCACAATCTGATAACTAATAAAGGATTGTTTGATCCTTTTACTCTTGTCGACAGCACCAAAATTAAACTTGAACTATAA